One Mobula hypostoma chromosome 5, sMobHyp1.1, whole genome shotgun sequence DNA segment encodes these proteins:
- the tm9sf2 gene encoding transmembrane 9 superfamily member 2 → MCPRLSLLLLAVVLRAAIAFYLPGLAPVNFCETDSAECQSTIELFVNRLDSVESVLPYEYAAFDFCQLEEEKRPSENLGQVLFGERIEPAPYKFHFKKEEVCKHVCTKEYDVQKTEDKSKLAFLKNGMHLNYQHHWIIDNMPVTWCYDVEEGQKFCNPGFPIGCYVTKVGRPKDACIINTSFNAKDTYYIFNHVDITIYYHSEAEKSESRLVAAKLEPKSFKNAQVNKPECAGPPLGIPNELKGKISIAYTYSVKYVTSPIKWASRWDYILESMPHTNIQWFSIMNSLVIVLFLSGMVAMIMLRTLHKDIARYNQVDSTEDAQEEFGWKLVHGDVFRPPRKGMLLSVFLGSGAQIFIMLFVTLFFACMGFLSPANRGALMTCAVVLWVLLGTPAGYVAARFYKSFGGEKWKTNVLLTSLLCPGIVFADFFLMNLILWGEGSSAAIPFGTLVAVLALWFGISVPLTFVGAYFGFKKHTIEHPVHINQIPRQIPDQSFYTKALPGIVMGGILPFGCIFIQLFFILNSIWSHQMYYMFGFLFLVFIILVITCSEATVLLCYFHLCAEDYHWQWRSFLTSGFTAIYFLIYAIHYFYSKLQITGTASIFLYFGYTMIMALIFFLFTGTIGFFACFCFVTKIYSVVKVD, encoded by the exons AGTACCATTGAATTATTTGTAAACAGGCTTGATTCGGTGGAATCTGTCTTACCATATGAGTATGCTGC ATTTGATTTCTGTCAGTTGGAAGAGGAGAAACGTCCTTCTGAAAACCTCGGCCAAGTGCTCTTTGGTGAGAGGATCGAACCAGCTCCATACAAG TTTCATTTCAAGAAGGAGGAGGTGTGTAAGCATGTATGCACAAAAGAATATGACGTTCAGAAAACGGAGGACAAATCAAAGTTGGCGTTTTTAAAAAATGGCATGCATTTAAACTATCAACATCATTG GATCATTGATAATATGCCTGTTACATGGTGTTATGATGTGGAAGAAGGGCAGAAGTTCTGTAATCCAGGATTTCCCATTGGTTGCTATGTAACAAAGGTTGGCCGCCCAAAAGATGCTTGTATCATTAAT ACTTCCTTCAATGCGAAGGACACTTACTATATCTTCAATCATGTGGATATCACAATATATTACCACAGTGAAGCTGAGAAATCTGAATCAAGACTTGTGGCTGCTAAACTAGAACCAAAAAG CTTCAAGAATGCACAGGTCAATAAACCAGAATGTGCAGGACCACCCTTGGGCATCCCGAACGAACTTAAAGGAAAAATTAGTATTGCTTATACCTATTCTGTTAAATATGTT ACATCACCGATTAAATGGGCATCAAGATGGGATTACATTCTAGAATCTATGCCTCATACAAACATACAGTGGTTTAG CATAATGAATTCTTTGGTAATTGTCCTGTTCCTTTCTGGTATGGTTGCTATGATCATGCTTCGTACCTTGCACAAGGACATAGCAAGATACAATCAAGTTGATTCAACT GAAGATGCTCAGGAAGAATTTGGGTGGAAATTGGTCCATGGTGACGTCTTCAGACCACCTCGGAAAGGAATGCTATTGTCTGTTTTTCTGGGTTCTGGTGCTCAAATCTTTATAATGCTATTTGTTACTCTGT TTTTCGCGTGTATGGGATTTTTATCTCCCGCAAATAGAGGAGCCTTGATGACTTGTGCTGTTGTCTTGTGGGTGCTGCTTGGGACCCCAGCAGGCTATGTAGCTGCCAGGTTTTACAAGT CATTTGGTGGTGAAAAATGGAAAACAAATGTATTATTGACTTCTTTACTATGTCCAGG AATTGTCTTTGCTGATTTCTTCCTCATGAATCTTATACTGTGGGGAGAAGGATCTTCAGCTGCAATTCCTTTTGGTACACTGGTTGCTGTTCTGGCATTGTGGTTTGGTATTTCAGTGCCTTTGACCTTTGTTGGTGCTTATTTTGGCTTCAAGAAACAT ACAATAGAGCATCCCGTTCACATTAACCAGATTCCACGCCAGATCCCTGACCAATCATTCTATACAAAGGCTTTGCCTGGAATTGTTATGGGTGGCATACTGCCATTTGGATGCATCTTCATTCAGCTGTTCTTCATTCTCAACAGCATATG GTCCCACCAGATGTATTACATGTTTGGTTTCCTGTTTTTGGTGTTTATTATTCTTGTCATCACTTGCTCTGAGGCAACTGTTCTCCTCTGTTACTTCCACCTATGTGCTGAG GACTATCACTGGCAGTGGCGATCATTCCTAACCAGTGGATTTACAGCAATCTATTTCTTGATCTATGCAATCCATTACTTCTATTCCAAATTGCAGATAACGGGAACTGCCAGTATCTTTCTGTACTTTGGATACACAATGATAATGGCATTGATCTTCTTCCTTTTCACAG GAACTATTGGATTTTTTGCATGTTTCTGTTTTGTGACCAAGATCTACAGTGTTGTCAAGGTGGATTAA